The following proteins are encoded in a genomic region of Aquella oligotrophica:
- a CDS encoding TatD family hydrolase, with amino-acid sequence MLIDSHCHINFKEIATNLDAYMQHMVDNDVRYALCVATRPDNIAEVIDLAEGKNNVFATVGIHPDEKLPEFELTEEFLFAYSQHPKVVAIGETGLDYYWNKDIDMSWQHKRFQTHINVAKRSGLPLVIHTRESAEDAWKMLAENGINDCGAVIHCFTENLDWARKFLDLGCYISFSGIVTFKSAKDIQEAAKYVPLDRLLVETDAPYLAPVPHRGKLNHPALVLHTAEFIADLRQVNLDTIAEATSNNFFNLFKKAKTYITGGN; translated from the coding sequence ATGTTAATTGATTCTCATTGTCATATAAACTTCAAAGAGATTGCTACGAATCTTGATGCTTATATGCAACATATGGTAGATAATGATGTCCGTTATGCATTATGTGTCGCAACGCGACCAGATAATATTGCTGAAGTTATAGATTTGGCAGAAGGTAAAAATAATGTTTTTGCAACAGTTGGAATTCATCCGGATGAGAAACTCCCTGAATTTGAACTTACAGAAGAATTTCTTTTTGCATATTCTCAACACCCAAAAGTGGTAGCGATAGGTGAAACCGGGCTGGATTATTACTGGAATAAGGATATAGACATGAGCTGGCAACATAAGCGGTTCCAGACTCATATTAATGTTGCTAAACGCTCGGGATTGCCTCTTGTGATTCATACCCGTGAGTCAGCGGAAGATGCTTGGAAAATGCTTGCGGAAAATGGAATTAATGATTGTGGTGCCGTTATTCATTGTTTTACCGAAAACTTGGATTGGGCGCGCAAATTTCTCGATCTTGGTTGTTATATCTCATTTTCGGGTATTGTGACTTTTAAAAGTGCCAAGGATATTCAGGAGGCTGCTAAATACGTTCCCTTGGATCGTCTTCTTGTAGAAACCGATGCACCATATCTTGCGCCTGTACCTCATCGCGGAAAATTAAATCATCCGGCACTCGTGCTGCATACAGCGGAGTTTATTGCGGATTTGCGTCAAGTAAATCTTGATACAATTGCTGAAGCAACTAGTAATAATTTCTTCAATTTATTTAAAAAAGCCAAAACCTATATAACTGGAGGTAATTGA
- the gmk gene encoding guanylate kinase: MNRGKIYVIAAPSGAGKSTLVNALCKLDSNVQLSISHTTRGIRPGEEHGVNYFFTSIDDFKNMIDKNEFLEYAEVYGNMYGTNITTIKDFLATGKDILLEIDWQGARQIRKLFNDAVLIFIAPPSLEILEKRLRDRKTDSQEVIEKRLALAREDMAHAAEFDYIIINDDFDTALQDLCSIIRAGRNKTARKLEIIKQKFDLNSGKEL; the protein is encoded by the coding sequence ATGAATCGGGGTAAAATTTATGTAATAGCCGCACCTTCAGGAGCCGGTAAATCAACGCTAGTAAACGCCTTATGTAAACTTGACAGCAATGTCCAACTCTCGATATCCCACACAACCAGAGGTATCCGCCCGGGCGAAGAACATGGTGTAAACTATTTCTTCACTAGTATTGACGACTTCAAAAACATGATAGATAAAAATGAGTTTCTGGAGTATGCCGAAGTTTATGGCAATATGTATGGAACCAATATTACTACTATAAAAGACTTTCTTGCGACAGGAAAAGACATTCTATTAGAAATTGACTGGCAAGGTGCACGACAAATCCGCAAGCTATTTAATGATGCTGTTTTGATATTCATTGCGCCACCATCACTTGAGATTTTAGAAAAGAGACTGCGAGACCGTAAAACCGACAGTCAAGAAGTCATCGAAAAAAGATTGGCTTTAGCAAGAGAGGATATGGCTCATGCAGCAGAATTTGACTATATTATAATAAATGATGATTTCGATACTGCACTGCAAGATCTATGTAGTATAATAAGAGCTGGTCGCAATAAGACGGCGCGTAAGCTTGAAATAATAAAACAAAAATTTGACCTTAATAGTGGAAAGGAACTCTAA
- a CDS encoding RelA/SpoT family protein, whose translation MEINHGEYQKLVDDLRRTLLSTARKHLHGKKIETIDLAFQVANHAHYGQFRKSGEPYITHPIEVATLIADWELDEQTIAGALMHDVIEDTPVSKEELTRIFGTSIAELVDSVTKLDKLHFESEEIAHAEYFRKVVLAMAKDIRVILIKLADRMHNMLTLGSMKPEKRRKISMETMEIYVPIANRIGLHKVHLELAEESFKHLYPMRYKVLNSAVEVAQKNRLPLTQEILTNISNALKSNGIKAEFKFRQRTIFNLYNRMLKRQQSFDRIYDIFEVKIIVETIGDCYLTLGVIHNLYQPIPGKFKDYIAIPKSNGYQSLHSTMMSPTGAPLQIHIRTTEMEDIAEHGIISHLLKQQRGIDYGGSAKQHTASWINNILEIQSSTFSASDFLENIKKDLSPKNIYVFTPKGKIIHLPRGATPVDFAYAIHTDIGDHFNRARVNQRSVEHDHRLQNGDVVEVATSQFSEPDENWLNSVITGRAISKIKQYLKEQKYDEDVSNGVHLLNTGLHIAGSEIIVNDEILQKLIDTKYSSRLNLTDFEQKIGVNEIPALQVVSELLELTPGHALKLKLSNCNSAIIQDDVCCPLPDEKIYAKLTRKGELELHSYDCRKNKTIGLDKLIPAILINDTEAQFLSKLTITIDNLPGVFNKLSAIIAERQINMEEIFQERSDNHSIVVVKLTISVSSSKEVDDLLSSIAENDFVIKATRS comes from the coding sequence ATGGAAATCAATCACGGCGAATATCAAAAACTTGTAGATGACCTAAGAAGAACCTTGCTTTCAACAGCCCGAAAGCACTTACATGGCAAAAAAATTGAAACCATTGATCTCGCTTTTCAGGTAGCCAATCACGCACACTACGGACAATTTCGTAAAAGTGGCGAACCATACATTACACATCCGATAGAAGTAGCAACCTTAATCGCAGACTGGGAACTTGATGAACAAACAATTGCTGGTGCATTGATGCATGATGTAATTGAAGATACCCCAGTTAGCAAGGAAGAGCTCACCAGAATTTTTGGCACTAGTATAGCGGAGCTTGTAGATAGCGTAACTAAGCTCGATAAATTACATTTTGAGTCAGAAGAAATAGCCCATGCCGAATATTTTCGGAAAGTCGTCTTGGCTATGGCAAAAGATATCCGGGTAATTTTGATCAAGCTGGCAGACCGGATGCACAATATGCTGACCCTAGGATCTATGAAGCCGGAGAAACGACGAAAAATTTCTATGGAAACAATGGAAATTTACGTACCAATTGCAAACCGTATAGGCTTACACAAAGTACACCTAGAACTTGCGGAAGAAAGCTTCAAACACCTTTACCCCATGCGATATAAAGTACTAAATTCAGCGGTTGAAGTAGCGCAAAAAAACCGCTTACCACTCACCCAAGAAATTCTAACCAATATTAGCAATGCCTTAAAATCAAATGGCATAAAGGCCGAATTCAAATTCCGCCAGAGAACGATTTTCAATTTATACAACCGCATGCTCAAACGGCAGCAATCATTTGACCGGATTTACGATATTTTTGAAGTCAAAATAATAGTTGAAACTATTGGAGATTGTTATTTAACACTGGGTGTAATCCACAACCTCTACCAACCAATACCGGGTAAATTTAAAGACTATATTGCCATTCCCAAAAGTAATGGCTACCAATCTTTACATTCAACAATGATGAGTCCAACCGGAGCTCCATTACAAATCCATATTCGTACAACAGAAATGGAAGATATTGCCGAACATGGAATTATTAGCCACCTACTTAAACAGCAGCGCGGCATTGACTACGGCGGAAGTGCTAAACAGCACACTGCTAGTTGGATAAATAATATTTTGGAAATACAAAGTAGCACATTCTCTGCTAGCGACTTTTTGGAAAATATCAAAAAAGACCTCTCTCCAAAAAATATTTATGTCTTTACACCAAAAGGTAAAATTATTCACTTACCAAGAGGAGCTACTCCTGTTGATTTTGCCTATGCAATTCATACCGATATTGGCGATCATTTTAATCGCGCAAGAGTTAATCAGCGCTCCGTTGAACATGATCATAGACTCCAAAATGGTGATGTTGTCGAAGTTGCAACATCACAGTTTAGCGAACCGGATGAAAATTGGCTAAACTCAGTAATTACTGGACGAGCAATTAGCAAAATCAAGCAATATTTAAAAGAACAAAAATATGATGAAGACGTAAGTAATGGAGTTCACCTCTTAAATACTGGTCTACATATTGCTGGTAGTGAGATTATTGTAAACGATGAAATCTTGCAAAAACTTATTGACACAAAATATAGTAGCCGACTTAACCTTACTGATTTTGAGCAAAAAATTGGGGTAAACGAAATTCCCGCACTTCAGGTTGTCAGCGAACTACTCGAACTAACCCCGGGTCATGCACTTAAATTAAAGTTAAGTAACTGTAATTCAGCAATCATCCAGGACGATGTTTGTTGCCCGCTACCAGATGAAAAAATCTATGCAAAACTCACTCGTAAAGGTGAACTTGAGCTACATAGCTACGACTGTCGCAAAAATAAAACAATTGGCTTAGACAAGCTAATTCCAGCAATCCTCATCAATGATACCGAGGCACAATTCCTATCAAAATTGACAATTACAATTGATAATTTACCGGGAGTATTCAATAAGTTATCTGCAATAATTGCAGAACGGCAAATCAACATGGAAGAGATTTTTCAAGAACGGAGTGACAACCATAGTATAGTAGTTGTCAAGCTAACAATTAGCGTTTCATCCTCAAAAGAAGTTGATGATTTACTCTCAAGCATTGCGGAAAATGATTTTGTCATAAAAGCAACCCGCAGTTAG
- the rpoZ gene encoding DNA-directed RNA polymerase subunit omega: MARFTVADCMETINNRFDMTIAAALRARQIEKGSDIMVEHEEGDKPTVIALREIADHKVDQQILGRVE, translated from the coding sequence ATGGCTCGATTCACAGTTGCCGACTGTATGGAAACAATTAACAACCGTTTTGACATGACTATTGCTGCTGCACTACGTGCACGCCAGATCGAAAAAGGTAGCGATATTATGGTTGAACATGAAGAAGGTGATAAACCAACAGTAATTGCACTTCGAGAAATAGCAGATCATAAAGTAGATCAGCAAATTCTTGGTCGCGTTGAATAG